Below is a genomic region from Cloeon dipterum chromosome 2, ieCloDipt1.1, whole genome shotgun sequence.
gTCACGGGCAAACCACTCCTGTTCATAGTAGTCATAGAGCTTGACCTGCGCCGGCTTAATGTTCTCGACCTGGACCTTCTGTGCGATGATTATTGGCACGCTCAAGGGCGTCGAATCGATCGAGTCAAAGTACAGTTGAAGCTTGCCCTCTTCGAATTCCCACCGCTTGAaagctgaaatattaatttgtgttgaaacaattttttcctaaatcaTTAGAGGCGCACTTGGCAATTTGTTCTTCAGCTTGTCCAGAGAGGTAGTGGACGGTTTGTATCCGCTAAGTAGTTCAACCTCCAGGACGGCCATGTTGGAGGCTCCGTCCGGCAAGTTGTAAGCCAGGGTGAATTCGAGCTCAAGGTCGGTGCACTTCTCCCCCTTGGCTTTGCTAACTTTACTCGTCACATTGAACGCGTCCAGCTTCTCACTCGACTTCTTCAAATTATATCGCACTGTATTCTGgaatttgtagaaaaaaattaaaataattcttttttgcacgtgaaataattttctacttGAATAAGGCCGCAACCCTCTCCGTCGGCGGTCCACTGCAGGTTTCTGGGCACGCTACCCAAATCCTTTTGCTGCAAGATTTGCTTGTTTGCGGATTTGACCTCAAAGTTCAGGCTATCTCGGCCCTCAGGGGTTACGGTGATTTTCAGATCAACATTTCCCCGCGGCAGGGTCGAGGCGAATACTGCCAATGCCTCCAGGGCAACGACGGTgtcctaaaaaaatatgattgtatgaatgaaaatttcaatttttcttatgaAAAATCGCACCTGTGTCGAAACAAATCCTCCGTTGCTGTTCCTTTGCTTAGACACCCAGCGTGTTGCATTGAAAGCCAGCTCCAAGTTCTCTGTGCCGCCGACCTTGACCAATGTCAAGATTGCGTAAGCGGTCATCTCGATGTTCAGGCCCAAGCTGGTCGAATCTAAATAAATGCAGCTAATTAGACTAGGTTAATAAAAACCCGCAATTGAGACCTTTTTGCCAGTAGACATCGGTGTCTCCTTCCTTGGTggtgcttttaattaaatcatccAGTGCCTTGCGCGCGTCGTTGCCCACAGAGGCAGGTCTGTTCAGGCGATCGCTGATCAACTGCAGGGCGTAAGTGGAAATTACGCGAGTGTACAGTTCGGTGTCTGCGCTTGATTGTTTCAGACAGTCGAGGCCGTTTTCGAAAACCTTGTCATTTTCCACTGATTTCGATTTCAGCAGCGCGATCAAAATGTAGGCGGTCAACGCCACTGGCGATTCCGAAACACCGCCCTGGaagagaatttattaaataaatcgtattaatttaaaaattagaatagaTAAAATACCTTCATGGCCTTGTGGAAAAGTTTCCCGACTTGTCTGAAGCATCCGTTCTCCAGCTGGTGCGACAAAATCCAGTCAGTGCTCTTTTTCAGATCGTCTTGGTCCACGTCTATGAACTCTCTGGCTTGCGCGAATGATTTCACAACGAAGGCGGTCAGCCACATCGAACCCGACTCATCGCTTTTGCCAAATGCCGAGTAGGATCCGTCGTCGTGCCTGTATTTGAGCTCTCTTTGGTAGCCGGCTTTCATGTTCTGAACGGCCTCCTCCTGCAGCCGCGGATTTTCCGCTGAGCCGCTCACGTTCAAGTACTTCAACACCACGATGTTCGGCACGAAGAGAACCATGTTCTGCTCTCCGCAGCCCACCGGGAGCTGCACCAACCGGTCCAGGTGCTGTCGaattctcttttaaattggataaatttaataaaatggaaaattcaccTCCATGCTGGGTCCCAACAGGTCGCCAATTACCGCCACCTCTGCCCTGTCAGAGCCGGGCACAATGTTTTCCGGCAGTTCTAAATTCCAGGATATTTGTTGAACGtctttttctataaaatatatagtatTTAGTGAATTATTTCTATGtattctgtaatttttatttactctcgGAACAATAGAACAATGATCTGGTTTTCTCAACGGGAATTCCCTCTGGCTTTATCAAAATTGGCTTGATGATTTCGTCACTagacacaaaatatttaataaatccttcaataaaattgtctttAAAAATGTACCTGACGGAGACGGATTCCCCAGATCCGCAATCGCGTACACTGTCGTCTATGCCAGCACTCACAGAAATGTTGTGTTTCCCTAAGACTTTCGTGTCTAACTCAAAGGTGTGCACCAACTTGTCGAATCCTCCAAGGCACGCCGAGAAGGTCTGCTTGCCCCTCAGGTCACCGCCAGTAAAGCTTCCAAAAGTTAGTTTAACCTATGATATTCTAGTTATTTACTCGGCGtctaagcatttttatttttttttaccggTAGGTCGCGAGATAGTTGGTTGAAAAGTGACACCTTCAAATGCAGGATTTCCTCCCTTTTGACCGAGTAGGGCAGGGTGAAGTCCATAAAGAACGGTTTTATAACCCTGAGCGATGTTTCTGGCGCTATTCCCACTCCGTCAGTGTTGGAGACGCAAACCGTGTTGAGCACCCAGTCCGTGATCGAGTCCGGCGTTTCCAGCTGCAGATTTTTCGTTTCGTTTGCactaaacataattaaatttatttgtaaaaaattaaggaattttaTAGGAATTTTACCTGACGCCTTCCAACTTCCACAACCACGTTTCGGGAAAAAAGGATCtcactttttcttctttagcTACAGCTACACGGTCAGCAATATCTGATTCTTGAGCAGGGGGAGCAGGGACAGCAGCAGCTGCACTGTTTAGCCAAGCTCCTCCCGCTAGGCCATAACTTGGCCTTGATGTTGCAGCAAATGGAATAAAAGAAACTGCAAGAAATATAAGCTCATTGGTAATTTGTctctgcaatatttttaaaaatcttcaaaattcttaattaatgtaagtaaattcaaaaaaatgtgGTTCACCCTCAGGATATAAATAACCGAAAGGACATTCGTCACACTCTTCTTTGGTGTTGCCATACTGACAAGGTTTTACGTTATGCTCCAACgtgctcaaaattaatacGCGACTGTCCTGTTGGATAAAAGACATTAAAATGCGTCACTTTAATTTTAGCCACCAAACAAACCTCAAATACTCTTTTTGCGTTGCCGAATTCCATCGAATAGCGTGGTTGAAATCGAATACTCCTGATGGCCGTGCTGGCCCTTTCAGGCACTGGCTTCTCACTTGGTTCTTTCTTGCATTTACGAACCTTGTATTTCCATGATACATAGTTCTCTTGCTTTACGCCATTCACATTGTTCAATTGGAAAAACCTTTCAGCATCCCAAGTGTCTTTTCGTTTGAGCAATTTGACCGCCTTGTCCACAGCGGTGAGGGCGCACAACGAGTCGGCACTGGCGCCGAGAGAAAGGGTCACGGACTGGCCAGGCCTAACGGACTGTTTCGTAAACTTCGAAGTGacctatatttaaaatacgaatatttttttacttaaaataacaatttcgaAATGGCTTGCCTTATTTGTGAAgcagttttgaattttgaaagtcCTGCTTGAGGCTACGATTTCCTTGTCCTCTCGGATGTAGAAAACGATCAGTTTCAACTCTGGTGAAAATCTCGGCTCGGCTAGAAAATCCAGATTAAACTTCCCCACTGAAATTTCACTCTCTTCCGATGTGAAATTGGCCttgtaaataacatttttcagcGTCGGGGGTGTTATCGCCTCTGCTTTCGCAGTCACAACGCCTGTCTTCACAATGTTTCCTCTGGATTCCACCTAGGATTTGTAAATTAACATGCCTGTGtatcaaaattaactttattatttcttaCGATGTACTTGAAGTCGATCGAACTGCCTTTAACTTTTTTGTCGAATGTGAACAAAACCTCAGCCTCGAGTTTTTCGCCGCATTTAGCAATTTTGTGTGGGCTGTTGATCTCAATGTGCGAGCTCGACGACGAAACCCAAGGATAGATCGTTTGTTCTGAAGATAAATCGCTGCACGCATTTTTGGTGGAATTTTTGCACtgttgaaaaaaagaaattaatttttatgttaattctATAATGGTGTGCAATTTCAATAtacacataaaattaaataacacagCTGGTGAATGATAAATACCCAGAACAGATTTTCCTGGTCAAATTACTGACCGGAAAAAGTAATAATGTGTCAAGATAATTTGCACATTAGCTAAAGATGTATTTGgtcgtttcattttttttttaattttctaaattgttgCTTCACTGtctataaaattcatttcaaaaaaattcgttGTAACTTTGATTTAACCTTTGCTTTGACAGTGATTTCCGTTTTTGATATTCCAGCCAAAATAGTGAAGTAGACTTTTCCATCCTGGTCGGTCTCAATGCTTTCAATCTTGTGCTCTCCTTGAATTTCTTCTCCTTCGGCGGTCAGTTCGAGTTCCGCGTGCGGAATCGGGTCATCATTACCTTTCTTCAGCGTAAACTGAAACACAAACTATTAACACTTTATTCTATCTCCCTCAAAATCTTACTTCTCCTCTAAAGGGAATGAAAGGTCGGTAAAACTG
It encodes:
- the LOC135938166 gene encoding alpha-2-macroglobulin-like protein 1 isoform X1, encoding MKLLQPILLFVMLWADVPLAVGTEETKFILTAPSVFAVEKTETMLLNILDNPKKTNFKIRLLTKENNEERELNAIVLENPDAKLHEIQLSVPTTKSYRGKLELHYDEGKNLSSELLFFTPRYSTFIETDKPFYKPGELVQFRILQTKENFLPITTPALPKVWITNPDGIKTAVWTDVERKNGLVQLDFQLISEPIKGHWTINVRHGKDEKIDTQRFEVKEYVLPKFEVTVEPPRDFDLSSGNDFTWKVCAKYTFGGAVQGTVKAVFKPVKYHYWRGSSPENETIISQINGTLRKNDGCHELVLTKEIINKDVNGKTKVTGVIFNATIEEKGTGETREVIETTSSSNYYQKAKLVNTHQRQFYRPFIPFRGEFTLKKGNDDPIPHAELELTAEGEEIQGEHKIESIETDQDGKVYFTILAGISKTEITVKAKCKNSTKNACSDLSSEQTIYPWVSSSSSHIEINSPHKIAKCGEKLEAEVLFTFDKKVKGSSIDFKYIVESRGNIVKTGVVTAKAEAITPPTLKNVIYKANFTSEESEISVGKFNLDFLAEPRFSPELKLIVFYIREDKEIVASSRTFKIQNCFTNKVTSKFTKQSVRPGQSVTLSLGASADSLCALTAVDKAVKLLKRKDTWDAERFFQLNNVNGVKQENYVSWKYKVRKCKKEPSEKPVPERASTAIRSIRFQPRYSMEFGNAKRVFEDSRVLILSTLEHNVKPCQYGNTKEECDECPFGYLYPEVSFIPFAATSRPSYGLAGGAWLNSAAAAVPAPPAQESDIADRVAVAKEEKVRSFFPETWLWKLEGVSANETKNLQLETPDSITDWVLNTVCVSNTDGVGIAPETSLRVIKPFFMDFTLPYSVKREEILHLKVSLFNQLSRDLPVKLTFGSFTGGDLRGKQTFSACLGGFDKLVHTFELDTKVLGKHNISVSAGIDDSVRDCGSGESVSVSDEIIKPILIKPEGIPVEKTRSLFYCSEKKDVQQISWNLELPENIVPGSDRAEVAVIGDLLGPSMEHLDRLVQLPVGCGEQNMVLFVPNIVVLKYLNVSGSAENPRLQEEAVQNMKAGYQRELKYRHDDGSYSAFGKSDESGSMWLTAFVVKSFAQAREFIDVDQDDLKKSTDWILSHQLENGCFRQVGKLFHKAMKGGVSESPVALTAYILIALLKSKSVENDKVFENGLDCLKQSSADTELYTRVISTYALQLISDRLNRPASVGNDARKALDDLIKSTTKEGDTDVYWQKDSTSLGLNIEMTAYAILTLVKVGGTENLELAFNATRWVSKQRNSNGGFVSTQDTVVALEALAVFASTLPRGNVDLKITVTPEGRDSLNFEVKSANKQILQQKDLGSVPRNLQWTADGEGCGLIQNTVRYNLKKSSEKLDAFNVTSKVSKAKGEKCTDLELEFTLAYNLPDGASNMAVLEVELLSGYKPSTTSLDKLKNKLPTFKRWEFEEGKLQLYFDSIDSTPLSVPIIIAQKVQVENIKPAQVKLYDYYEQEWFARDEYGLVGLNCSP